The DNA segment ATGACTTACGACTTACGACTTAATATCAACAGGAGGTGTGAAAATGCTGTTACAGTTGCTGTCCTATCTGGCCCTCGTAGTTTTTGCCGTGGGCATTCTGACGAGAGTTGTAAAGTACTTGAGAATGCCGCTGCACGTAAGGTGGGAACTTTATCCCATTCCCCATGAAAAGGGACGTGAATACGGGGGGTCCTACTTTGAAGAAGTGAATTGGTGGGAAAAGCCCAAGGAGAAGTCATTTATCGGGCAGATTAAGTTTATGGTCCCGGAGATTCTTTTTGTGAGAGGGCTTTACCACGATAACAGAAAGCTCTGGTGGGCATCATTTCCTTTCCACTTCGGGATATACCTCGTAATTGGCTGGCTGGTGCTGCTCTTAATCGGTGCGATACTTAATATCGCCGGCTTATCTCCGGAAAGCGCCCCCGCAACCTTTCTCCAGTCCTTTGCCGTCATTTTCGGCGCCGTCGGTTTTGTGCTGGGCGTCGCGGGGTGTATCGGTTTACTTATGTTTAGAATCTTCGACAGCGATCTGCGATCCTTTGCCGCACCCAAGGATTATTTTAACCTGGTGTTTATCCTCTCGATTTTTTTGACCGGTTTGATCGCGTGGTCTTCTTCCGACCCTTCATTTATCATCTTCCGTGATTACATAAAGGGCGTGATTACCTTTAGTCCCGTAACCATTGAGA comes from the Syntrophales bacterium genome and includes:
- a CDS encoding respiratory nitrate reductase subunit gamma — encoded protein: MLLQLLSYLALVVFAVGILTRVVKYLRMPLHVRWELYPIPHEKGREYGGSYFEEVNWWEKPKEKSFIGQIKFMVPEILFVRGLYHDNRKLWWASFPFHFGIYLVIGWLVLLLIGAILNIAGLSPESAPATFLQSFAVIFGAVGFVLGVAGCIGLLMFRIFDSDLRSFAAPKDYFNLVFILSIFLTGLIAWSSSDPSFIIFRDYIKGVITFSPVTIESSLVLAHIILLSLFLMYLPFTHMTHFFAKYFMWDKVRWDDERNLRGSAMEAKVKQVLNYRQNWSAPHIKPGKTWAETATEEVE